A portion of the Eubacterium maltosivorans genome contains these proteins:
- a CDS encoding electron transfer flavoprotein subunit beta/FixA family protein, giving the protein MNVAVCIKQVPAVSEIKLEKGTNRMLREDVPAVVNLCDKNALEEALRLREKHGGRVTVLSMGPAQVEEALRECIGMGADEAVLLCDDALQGSDTLATSRVLAAAINRLGGYDLVLCGKQASDGDTGQVGPGIAERLDYAQVTYVNRLKVEDYVLTAERENKDGVEILQTALPAVCTITEKAHAPRHPSIKGKMKSKSADIRVLSAADIGLTPDDVGFKGSATQVIGTFSPAVLDTGIRIDAKDGQEGAKALFETLEGLGVW; this is encoded by the coding sequence ATGAATGTTGCTGTATGTATTAAGCAGGTTCCTGCTGTGTCGGAAATTAAGCTGGAAAAGGGCACAAACCGGATGCTGCGGGAGGATGTGCCCGCGGTTGTAAACCTTTGTGATAAAAATGCTTTGGAGGAGGCCCTGAGACTTCGGGAAAAGCATGGAGGCAGGGTAACGGTTTTATCCATGGGGCCAGCCCAGGTCGAGGAAGCGCTTCGGGAGTGTATTGGCATGGGGGCAGATGAAGCTGTTCTGCTCTGTGACGACGCGCTGCAGGGATCGGATACCCTTGCCACGAGCCGCGTACTGGCTGCGGCCATAAACAGGCTGGGCGGCTATGATCTGGTGCTCTGCGGCAAGCAGGCCAGCGACGGCGATACAGGGCAGGTAGGTCCGGGCATTGCCGAACGTCTGGACTATGCTCAGGTCACTTATGTGAATCGTCTGAAGGTCGAGGACTATGTTTTGACCGCTGAACGTGAAAATAAAGATGGTGTTGAAATCCTGCAGACCGCACTGCCGGCAGTCTGCACCATTACAGAAAAAGCCCATGCGCCGAGACACCCTTCAATAAAGGGAAAAATGAAGTCAAAAAGTGCGGATATCCGGGTGTTATCGGCGGCAGATATTGGGTTAACCCCTGATGATGTGGGCTTTAAGGGCTCGGCGACCCAGGTGATCGGGACTTTTTCGCCAGCGGTTCTGGATACAGGCATCCGAATTGACGCGAAGGACGGCCAGGAAGGTGCAAAGGCTCTGTTCGAAACCCTGGAAGGCCTGGGCGTGTGGTAA
- a CDS encoding MATE family efflux transporter, whose amino-acid sequence MPVEKQNDFTKGSISGNIMRLAFPMMAAQLINVLYSVVDRVYIGHLPDASTLALTGLGLTFPIIMIITAFANLFGMGGAPLCSIARGKGDDRRAERIMGNSFTMLLITGVLLMIVCLIFKRPILYAFGASDQTFPYANDYVEIYLCGSLFVMIGLGMNSFINSQGFAKIGMMTVALGAVVNILLDPVFIFVFGLGVRGAALATVLSQLLSSLWVLRFLTGKKAIYRLSLKSMRLDFSLIGEISGLGLSGFIMSVTNSAVQIVCNASLQFYGGDIYVGVMTVLNSIREVLTMPVQGITNGAQPVLGFNYGAGAYGRVRKGIQFTAIIGVAYTFAAWLILMLTPQAFIHIFNSEPELIRLGVPALYIYFFGFFMMALQFSGQTVFIALGKSKQAIFFSLLRKAIIVIPLTLFLPTVFNLGVNGVFLAEPISNFIGGAACFITMMVTVWSKMKEE is encoded by the coding sequence ATGCCTGTGGAAAAACAGAATGACTTTACTAAAGGGAGCATATCCGGCAATATCATGCGCCTGGCTTTTCCAATGATGGCCGCACAGCTGATTAATGTGCTGTACAGTGTGGTTGACCGCGTCTATATCGGTCACTTACCGGATGCCTCGACACTCGCACTGACAGGTCTCGGACTTACCTTTCCCATTATCATGATCATTACGGCTTTTGCCAACCTTTTTGGCATGGGCGGCGCGCCGCTCTGCTCTATTGCCAGGGGGAAGGGAGACGACCGCAGGGCAGAGCGTATTATGGGGAATTCCTTTACCATGCTGCTCATCACCGGCGTTTTGCTCATGATCGTATGCCTGATTTTTAAGAGGCCGATTTTATATGCTTTTGGCGCCAGTGACCAGACCTTTCCATACGCCAACGACTATGTTGAAATATATCTCTGCGGCAGTCTCTTTGTGATGATCGGCCTGGGAATGAACAGCTTTATCAATTCACAGGGTTTTGCGAAAATTGGTATGATGACCGTGGCTCTGGGAGCGGTGGTCAATATTCTGCTGGATCCGGTGTTTATTTTTGTTTTTGGTTTAGGCGTCAGGGGCGCAGCCCTGGCGACAGTGCTGTCGCAGCTGCTTTCATCCCTCTGGGTTTTACGCTTTCTGACAGGAAAGAAAGCCATCTACCGCCTCAGTCTGAAAAGTATGAGGCTGGATTTTTCGCTGATCGGCGAGATTTCAGGGCTGGGCCTGTCGGGATTCATTATGTCGGTCACCAACAGCGCGGTGCAGATCGTATGCAATGCGAGTCTTCAGTTTTATGGCGGAGATATTTACGTGGGTGTTATGACCGTTTTAAACTCCATTCGTGAGGTGCTCACCATGCCAGTGCAGGGGATTACCAATGGGGCGCAGCCGGTACTCGGCTTTAATTATGGGGCTGGGGCTTACGGCAGAGTGCGGAAGGGAATTCAGTTTACAGCCATCATCGGGGTAGCGTACACCTTTGCTGCCTGGTTGATTCTGATGCTTACGCCCCAGGCCTTTATCCATATTTTCAACAGTGAGCCGGAGCTCATAAGGCTTGGTGTGCCAGCTTTGTATATTTATTTTTTCGGGTTTTTTATGATGGCGCTGCAATTCTCAGGCCAGACCGTTTTCATTGCCCTCGGCAAATCGAAGCAGGCTATTTTCTTTTCGCTGCTTCGAAAAGCAATCATTGTTATCCCGCTCACCCTGTTCCTGCCAACGGTTTTTAACCTTGGCGTCAATGGTGTTTTCCTGGCAGAGCCCATCTCCAATTTCATTGGAGGAGCAGCCTGCTTTATTACCATGATGGTCACTGTATGGTCAAAAATGAAAGAAGAATAG
- a CDS encoding M20 family metallopeptidase, with the protein MNTINAQTLTQELVRIDSSDPGAYEGAIGCKIAALLKSAGVPVVKEEVLPGRFNVMGKIKGEIDDPALIYICHMDTVTLGEGWSVPPLSAEIKDGRLYGRGACDMKSGLACALSVFLKAAASGKQPRHSFIFIGTVDEEDYMRGVEAAIASGWVTENSWVLDTEPTNGQIQVAHKGRTWFELTADGVTAHASTPWKGADAIAAMAEMIAAVRQGVEATPHHHDLGRSTVTFGQINGGYRPYVVPDHCTVTVDMRLVPPTTTAAAEVIVKSAIRRAEKQIPGVHGHYRITGDRPFVEKDAHSYLLKMLRESCAAVTGSPAQVSFFPGYTDTAVIAGNLNNHNCLSYGPGDLELAHKPDESVPLADIDRCERVLADLADRILFA; encoded by the coding sequence ATGAATACCATAAACGCGCAGACACTGACCCAAGAGCTTGTCCGGATCGACAGCTCCGATCCCGGCGCATACGAGGGGGCCATCGGCTGTAAAATTGCGGCGCTTCTGAAGTCGGCAGGCGTTCCTGTTGTCAAAGAAGAGGTTCTGCCCGGCCGCTTTAATGTCATGGGCAAAATCAAAGGAGAAATCGACGATCCTGCACTCATTTATATCTGCCATATGGATACCGTGACACTGGGCGAGGGCTGGAGCGTCCCGCCGCTCTCTGCCGAAATAAAAGACGGACGGCTTTACGGCAGAGGCGCCTGCGATATGAAATCCGGCCTGGCCTGCGCCCTTTCGGTTTTTCTAAAAGCTGCCGCTTCCGGAAAACAGCCGCGCCACTCCTTTATTTTCATCGGAACGGTCGACGAGGAGGACTATATGCGCGGCGTGGAGGCCGCCATTGCCTCAGGCTGGGTAACTGAAAATAGCTGGGTGCTGGATACCGAGCCCACAAACGGGCAGATTCAGGTCGCCCACAAAGGCCGCACCTGGTTTGAATTGACCGCTGACGGTGTAACCGCCCACGCCAGCACGCCCTGGAAAGGGGCGGACGCCATTGCCGCCATGGCAGAAATGATCGCCGCTGTACGGCAGGGCGTCGAGGCAACACCCCACCACCACGACCTCGGCCGATCCACCGTCACCTTTGGGCAAATCAACGGCGGCTACCGCCCCTATGTGGTCCCGGACCACTGCACGGTCACCGTCGACATGCGGCTGGTACCGCCTACCACCACTGCCGCTGCCGAAGTCATCGTAAAATCGGCCATACGCCGGGCAGAAAAACAGATTCCCGGAGTCCATGGACATTACAGAATCACCGGTGACCGGCCCTTTGTTGAAAAAGATGCGCACTCCTACCTTTTAAAAATGCTGAGAGAAAGCTGCGCAGCCGTAACCGGCAGCCCTGCCCAAGTCAGCTTTTTCCCAGGCTATACCGATACCGCCGTTATCGCTGGAAATCTGAACAACCACAATTGCCTCTCCTACGGCCCCGGTGACCTTGAGCTCGCCCACAAGCCCGACGAATCTGTTCCTCTGGCCGATATTGACCGCTGCGAAAGGGTGCTGGCCGATCTGGCAGACAGAATTCTATTTGCTTAA
- a CDS encoding ammonium transporter translates to MINFADTGFILVCAAMVCLMTPALAVFYAGLLRKGNIVDIMFQCFIAMGIVTVLWFIGGFSLIFGGDISGIIGNLEFAFLQNVSLAPSEIWAPTIPFIAFFIFQLMFALVTPALICGAVAERMTLKSYMVFLTLWSLLVYIPVAHWVWGGGFLSQMGLADFAGGTVVHMSAGFSALAAVLVVGGRKKRDYTPHNMVYVAIGAGLLWFGWFAFNGGSALAANEIAAMTITNSQISAGFGLMTWVIASWIQEKHPSVLGAMMGALAGLVCITPGSGFVEPWAAAIIGVVGTLCCYGMIQLRIKKNLDDTLDVFGLHGVGGTVGIIMTGIFASPAINAVTGVIYGNPGQLLTQLAGAAIVMIYSFVLTVIMLKIIGRFTPLRVSGQLETDGIDEAYYQEKGMTE, encoded by the coding sequence ATGATTAATTTTGCGGATACAGGATTTATTCTTGTCTGTGCGGCTATGGTGTGCCTGATGACACCGGCCCTGGCTGTTTTTTACGCTGGGCTGCTGAGAAAGGGCAATATTGTAGATATTATGTTCCAGTGTTTTATTGCCATGGGCATCGTGACGGTTCTTTGGTTTATCGGTGGTTTCAGCCTGATCTTTGGCGGTGATATTTCAGGAATAATCGGCAATCTGGAGTTTGCGTTTTTACAGAATGTCAGTCTGGCACCCTCTGAGATTTGGGCACCGACCATTCCGTTTATCGCTTTTTTTATCTTTCAGCTGATGTTCGCTCTGGTGACGCCCGCACTTATCTGTGGCGCGGTGGCAGAGCGTATGACGCTCAAAAGCTATATGGTATTTCTGACGCTGTGGAGTCTTCTGGTTTATATTCCAGTAGCGCACTGGGTATGGGGCGGAGGATTTCTGTCACAGATGGGCCTGGCAGATTTTGCCGGAGGTACAGTGGTTCATATGAGTGCGGGTTTTTCCGCGCTGGCGGCAGTGCTGGTAGTCGGCGGCAGAAAAAAACGTGATTATACTCCGCATAACATGGTCTATGTCGCTATTGGCGCAGGGCTTTTATGGTTTGGATGGTTTGCCTTTAACGGGGGAAGCGCTTTGGCAGCCAATGAAATTGCGGCAATGACCATCACCAATTCACAGATTTCTGCGGGGTTTGGGCTTATGACATGGGTTATTGCCAGCTGGATACAGGAAAAACATCCCAGCGTCCTCGGCGCAATGATGGGTGCTCTGGCGGGACTGGTCTGTATAACGCCGGGGTCAGGCTTTGTGGAACCGTGGGCAGCGGCGATCATTGGTGTTGTGGGCACCCTGTGCTGCTATGGAATGATTCAGCTGCGCATTAAAAAGAATCTGGATGATACACTGGATGTTTTTGGACTGCATGGAGTCGGAGGCACCGTTGGCATTATTATGACGGGGATTTTCGCAAGCCCTGCGATCAATGCTGTAACGGGTGTGATTTATGGCAATCCGGGGCAGCTGCTGACACAGCTTGCGGGTGCGGCGATTGTCATGATTTATAGCTTTGTGCTAACCGTTATTATGCTCAAAATAATCGGCCGCTTTACACCGCTGAGGGTTTCAGGGCAGTTGGAGACAGACGGAATCGACGAGGCTTATTATCAGGAAAAAGGAATGACAGAGTAA